The following coding sequences lie in one Polyangiaceae bacterium genomic window:
- the mutL gene encoding DNA mismatch repair endonuclease MutL → MARIHVLSSDLANQIAAGEVVERPSSAVKELLENALDADAARVEVAIEGGGIGRLRVADDGSGMSAEDALLSVQRHATSKITNLHDLEHVASYGFRGEALPSIASVSRFHLTTRAADEDEGTDLVLDGGGDPKTAPAARPVGTTVEVRDLFFNVPARRKFLRSSGTESGHVTDVVEAAALANPEVTFVLERDGRRVREFLRTQSRAERAAQIFGDEELAACSGERGPLRVEAFLSRPERARTGAAGLRLMVNGRPVRDRALALTVAQAYGSVLERGRYPRGVVYLELPPQLVDVNVHPQKAEIRFADPRAAMDAVYALLSKALGAAFSIPTAPRGRWGAAPAAASSTPVRRDPNERMERDPWQLVGGASGVGAGGVGVGGAGGGVAVDGVGVSGVGATGGVGATGGVGIDGVGATGGVGVAGGVGATGGVGVAGGVGATGGVGVTGGVGATGGAAGAPTIVVRDSATSPIRPAPERQWASLRFVAQVRQTYLICEADDGLYVLDQHAAAERVAFDRLRKAYRDRAVASQSLLFPLNMEVTAAESDFVAEHGEAMRGVGLDLRVRGPETVSIHAVPKLLQRSSPERLVRDLLSEMMRTGGRGFSDAIDLTLATMACHGSIRAGDALSAEEATALLRSLDEADFAGHCPHGRPVVTTMTWAELDRKVGRR, encoded by the coding sequence GTGGCTCGCATCCACGTCCTGAGCTCGGACCTGGCCAACCAGATCGCAGCTGGCGAGGTGGTGGAGCGCCCGTCCAGCGCCGTCAAGGAACTCCTGGAGAACGCCCTCGACGCAGATGCAGCGCGAGTCGAAGTGGCGATCGAAGGCGGCGGCATCGGCCGCCTGCGCGTGGCCGACGACGGCAGCGGCATGAGCGCCGAGGATGCCTTGCTCAGCGTGCAGCGCCACGCCACGAGCAAGATCACGAACCTGCACGACTTGGAACACGTGGCGAGCTACGGCTTCCGCGGCGAAGCGCTGCCGAGCATCGCTTCCGTCAGCCGCTTCCACCTGACGACTCGCGCGGCGGACGAAGACGAAGGCACTGATCTCGTCTTGGACGGCGGCGGGGATCCCAAGACGGCGCCGGCGGCGCGCCCCGTCGGGACCACGGTGGAAGTGCGAGATCTCTTTTTCAACGTGCCGGCGCGACGCAAGTTCCTACGCTCGAGCGGGACCGAGTCGGGTCACGTCACGGACGTGGTGGAAGCGGCGGCGCTCGCCAACCCGGAAGTCACCTTCGTGCTCGAGCGGGACGGCCGCCGCGTGCGAGAGTTCTTGCGAACTCAGTCCCGTGCGGAGCGAGCAGCACAAATATTCGGCGACGAAGAGCTGGCGGCGTGCAGCGGCGAGCGCGGGCCGCTGCGCGTGGAGGCGTTCTTGTCGCGGCCCGAGCGCGCGCGCACGGGTGCTGCGGGCCTGCGCTTGATGGTGAACGGCCGCCCGGTGCGGGACCGCGCCCTGGCGCTCACGGTGGCACAAGCCTACGGCAGCGTGCTCGAGCGCGGGCGCTACCCACGCGGCGTGGTGTACTTGGAACTACCGCCTCAGCTCGTCGACGTGAACGTGCATCCGCAGAAGGCGGAGATTCGCTTCGCGGATCCGCGCGCCGCCATGGACGCGGTGTATGCGCTGCTGTCCAAGGCGCTGGGCGCCGCGTTTTCGATTCCGACGGCACCGCGCGGACGCTGGGGCGCTGCGCCCGCCGCGGCGTCTTCGACCCCCGTGCGGCGAGACCCGAACGAACGCATGGAGCGCGACCCGTGGCAGTTGGTCGGCGGCGCGAGCGGCGTGGGCGCAGGCGGCGTTGGCGTTGGTGGCGCGGGCGGCGGCGTGGCTGTTGACGGCGTGGGCGTTAGCGGCGTGGGCGCTACGGGCGGTGTGGGCGCTACGGGCGGCGTGGGTATTGACGGCGTGGGCGCTACGGGCGGCGTTGGCGTTGCGGGCGGCGTGGGCGCTACGGGCGGCGTGGGCGTTGCGGGCGGCGTGGGCGCTACGGGCGGCGTGGGCGTTACGGGCGGCGTTGGCGCTACGGGCGGCGCTGCCGGCGCACCAACCATCGTCGTGCGCGACTCAGCGACGAGTCCGATTCGCCCGGCTCCAGAGCGGCAGTGGGCAAGTCTGCGCTTCGTCGCGCAGGTGCGTCAGACCTATCTGATCTGCGAGGCGGACGACGGCCTCTACGTGTTGGATCAGCACGCTGCCGCAGAGCGCGTGGCTTTCGATCGCCTGCGCAAGGCGTACCGCGACCGCGCCGTCGCGTCGCAATCCTTGTTGTTCCCGTTGAACATGGAGGTGACGGCGGCCGAGTCGGACTTCGTGGCGGAACACGGCGAAGCCATGCGCGGCGTCGGCCTGGACTTGCGTGTGCGCGGTCCAGAGACGGTGAGCATCCATGCCGTGCCCAAGCTGCTGCAACGCAGCAGCCCCGAACGACTGGTTCGCGATCTGCTGTCGGAGATGATGCGCACGGGCGGTCGCGGATTTTCCGACGCCATCGATCTGACCCTGGCGACCATGGCCTGCCACGGTTCGATTCGCGCTGGCGACGCCCTGTCCGCGGAGGAAGCTACGGCGCTGCTTCGATCGCTGGACGAGGCGGACTTCGCGGGACATTGCCCTCATGGCCGACCCGTGGTCACCACCATGACCTGGGCCGAGCTCGATCGCAAAGTTGGCAGGCGCTGA
- the asd gene encoding archaetidylserine decarboxylase (Phosphatidylserine decarboxylase is synthesized as a single chain precursor. Generation of the pyruvoyl active site from a Ser is coupled to cleavage of a Gly-Ser bond between the larger (beta) and smaller (alpha chains). It is an integral membrane protein.), with product MPHSERQRLHRHPAFLRAYRFLPHRLLNRTVASLTAARRPAWAVDAAIRFWTRRDRIELGDFEARRYESLDDFFLRRLRPGARPIGQGVVSPADGNLVGYGSLDPRLPLTIKAQRLGLHRVVNGRHYDLELSNYDGGVYAVVFLTPRGYHFVHMPVDGVVRDVRWIPGRYFPQNETALQHIPRIYERNERAVLRCRARAGWEFLMVLVGASLIGGIVLHDLPQDEWMQPRPTPFGRGVARGEELGHFAFGSTVVLLLPRGVADPIAPTDAVHMGQQLFALQNDA from the coding sequence ATGCCGCACAGCGAGCGACAGCGCCTGCATCGACACCCTGCGTTCCTTCGCGCGTATCGTTTTCTGCCCCATCGCCTGCTCAATCGCACGGTAGCGAGCCTGACGGCCGCGCGGCGTCCCGCCTGGGCCGTGGACGCGGCGATTCGGTTCTGGACGCGGCGGGACCGCATCGAGTTGGGCGACTTCGAGGCTCGGCGCTACGAGTCCCTCGACGACTTTTTTTTGCGCCGCTTGCGCCCAGGCGCGCGTCCCATCGGGCAGGGCGTGGTGTCGCCGGCCGACGGCAATCTAGTCGGCTACGGTAGCTTGGACCCACGCCTGCCGCTGACGATCAAAGCACAGCGCCTTGGTCTGCATCGCGTCGTCAACGGTCGCCACTACGACCTCGAGCTGTCCAACTACGATGGTGGCGTCTACGCCGTCGTGTTCCTCACGCCTCGGGGCTACCACTTCGTGCACATGCCCGTCGATGGCGTAGTGCGGGACGTGCGCTGGATCCCTGGACGCTATTTCCCTCAAAACGAAACCGCGTTGCAGCACATTCCCCGCATCTACGAGCGCAACGAGCGCGCCGTGCTGCGCTGTCGTGCGCGAGCCGGGTGGGAGTTCTTGATGGTGCTCGTAGGCGCGAGTCTGATCGGCGGAATCGTCCTGCACGACCTGCCTCAGGACGAGTGGATGCAACCTCGACCCACGCCCTTCGGCCGCGGCGTGGCCCGTGGTGAGGAGCTCGGGCACTTTGCCTTCGGCTCCACCGTCGTCTTGCTGCTGCCCCGCGGTGTTGCCGACCCCATCGCTCCCACGGACGCCGTGCACATGGGCCAACAGCTGTTCGCCCTACAGAACGACGCCTGA
- a CDS encoding fatty acid desaturase, translated as MALRAEPWIQVPYEPREVRSRGWFRSSARDAFPFFATVAQGWLLVLLLGWVAPTGWPGAVATALYVALGMAWGSNSVSHIHLHAPLFRSRRVSSAYGLYLTALLGIPQTLWRRRHLWHHAGEPQTVAKPWSPRMWLELGVVLVVMAAIAWASPRAWSSAYLPGYLLGLLFCRVQGDMEHAATGDPQRGVSHYGWLYNLLWFNDGYHAEHHEFPSAHWTRLPEMRRRVSAAQSTLPPLLRPLEQVAPALGQIAWVARGLCALERLALASPLLQRFMLRTHLRAIRVALGALPRPPRHITIVGGGLFPRTALVLSEVFPEARLRVVDRSAASIARAERYLATLQQPPRLSFELASFDPLRHAEDDLVVVPLAFVGEKELLREVRSRTALLTHDWIWSRQGLSSRVVSWLLLKRVNLSLPYAAR; from the coding sequence ATGGCACTGCGCGCGGAGCCGTGGATTCAAGTCCCCTACGAACCCAGGGAGGTTCGGAGTCGTGGCTGGTTTCGCAGCTCCGCGCGCGACGCATTCCCATTCTTCGCCACTGTCGCGCAGGGGTGGCTCTTGGTTTTGCTCCTGGGCTGGGTTGCGCCCACGGGCTGGCCAGGAGCGGTCGCGACGGCGCTCTACGTTGCCTTGGGTATGGCCTGGGGCTCCAACAGCGTGTCGCACATTCACTTGCACGCGCCTCTGTTTCGCTCGCGGCGTGTGAGTTCCGCTTATGGGCTCTATCTGACTGCCCTACTCGGCATTCCGCAGACGCTCTGGCGACGCCGCCATTTGTGGCATCACGCTGGAGAGCCACAGACGGTGGCGAAGCCTTGGTCGCCGCGGATGTGGCTCGAACTCGGCGTCGTGCTCGTCGTCATGGCTGCCATCGCCTGGGCGTCTCCCCGCGCGTGGTCGAGCGCGTATCTTCCGGGCTACCTGCTCGGGTTGCTCTTCTGTCGGGTGCAGGGCGACATGGAGCACGCTGCGACGGGCGATCCGCAACGTGGCGTCAGCCACTACGGATGGCTCTACAACCTGCTTTGGTTCAACGACGGCTATCACGCCGAGCATCACGAGTTTCCCAGCGCGCATTGGACTCGGTTGCCCGAGATGCGCAGGCGGGTCTCCGCTGCCCAGAGCACGCTGCCGCCACTGCTGAGGCCCCTGGAGCAGGTTGCGCCCGCTCTCGGTCAGATCGCGTGGGTGGCGCGGGGCCTTTGCGCCCTGGAGCGACTCGCTCTGGCTTCGCCTTTGCTCCAGCGCTTCATGCTGCGCACGCACTTGCGGGCCATTCGAGTCGCACTCGGCGCGCTGCCCCGCCCGCCACGGCACATCACCATCGTAGGCGGCGGGCTTTTTCCGCGAACAGCGCTGGTGCTATCCGAGGTCTTTCCAGAGGCACGCCTGCGCGTCGTGGATCGCAGCGCAGCCAGTATTGCCCGTGCCGAACGCTATCTCGCGACCCTGCAACAGCCGCCGCGACTGAGCTTCGAGCTCGCCAGCTTCGACCCGCTTCGGCATGCGGAAGACGATTTGGTCGTAGTGCCTCTGGCCTTCGTAGGGGAGAAAGAGCTGCTTCGCGAAGTTCGCAGCCGAACCGCGCTGCTCACCCATGATTGGATCTGGTCGCGTCAGGGTCTGTCGAGCCGCGTGGTTTCTTGGCTTTTGCTGAAGCGGGTGAACCTGTCCTTGCCGTATGCTGCGCGCTGA
- a CDS encoding energy transducer TonB: MASPLEAQMNRLWILVGTLCVACPPPAMNPTPDPLPPPGASGAPASTTSAAVSRSDGAAPVASGTPRADLPPPPLSSPNPTVDGGTSGDAAAVVTAAKTDEEALRALGERAQACSGEKRIALPPSEPLWVRMMLKVEPDGSVSELRLSSTSGLSDLDTCATAAAKAARFPPRDSATWLEAPIGFRAAAEK, from the coding sequence ATGGCTTCGCCGCTGGAGGCGCAGATGAACCGGCTGTGGATCTTGGTGGGTACTTTGTGCGTGGCGTGTCCGCCGCCCGCGATGAATCCAACGCCGGATCCCTTGCCACCGCCCGGGGCGAGCGGCGCGCCGGCATCGACAACGAGCGCGGCGGTTTCGCGCTCCGACGGCGCGGCCCCCGTGGCCAGTGGAACCCCTCGCGCGGACCTGCCACCCCCACCCCTGAGTTCGCCGAATCCGACTGTGGACGGCGGAACGAGTGGAGACGCGGCCGCGGTGGTCACCGCTGCGAAGACGGACGAAGAAGCTCTGCGCGCGCTCGGTGAGCGAGCCCAGGCCTGTTCAGGGGAAAAGCGCATTGCCTTGCCACCGAGTGAACCGCTCTGGGTCCGCATGATGTTGAAGGTCGAACCTGATGGCAGCGTGAGCGAGCTGCGTCTCTCGAGCACATCGGGGCTGTCCGATCTGGACACCTGCGCGACTGCGGCCGCCAAGGCGGCTCGCTTTCCCCCTAGGGACAGCGCTACATGGCTCGAGGCCCCGATCGGTTTCAGGGCCGCGGCCGAGAAGTAG
- the miaA gene encoding tRNA (adenosine(37)-N6)-dimethylallyltransferase MiaA has product MQDALWVIVGPTASGKTELALRLAEREGGEILSADSVQVYRYFDVGSSKPSAEEQARAAHHLIDLLEPNESMDTATWSALADERIATLRAAGKVPIVCGGTFLWVKTLLRGLAPAPRADEAVRARHRALVEQDGRAALHATLAKVDPEMAAKLNPNDFVRVSRALEVYELSGKPMSQWQAEHGFRQSRHHARLVGIERSGDEMDARIRARAEAMLQAGLREEVRGLMGRGFADAKPMGSVGYKQVLAAERGELPEAELLDAIVRATRIFVRRQRTWLRDEDVQWLVPETLPD; this is encoded by the coding sequence ATGCAGGATGCTCTGTGGGTCATCGTGGGCCCGACGGCCTCGGGCAAGACGGAGCTGGCGCTGCGTCTCGCGGAACGCGAGGGAGGCGAGATCCTCAGTGCAGACAGCGTGCAAGTCTATCGCTACTTCGACGTCGGCAGCAGCAAACCCAGCGCTGAAGAACAAGCGCGCGCCGCTCATCACTTGATCGATCTGCTGGAACCAAACGAGAGCATGGACACGGCGACGTGGAGCGCGCTGGCCGATGAACGCATCGCGACCTTGCGAGCCGCCGGCAAGGTGCCCATCGTGTGCGGGGGAACGTTCTTGTGGGTCAAAACGCTGCTGCGCGGCCTGGCCCCGGCACCGCGAGCAGACGAGGCGGTGCGCGCTCGGCACCGTGCGCTGGTGGAGCAAGATGGACGAGCCGCGCTCCATGCCACGCTCGCGAAGGTCGACCCCGAGATGGCCGCCAAACTGAACCCGAACGACTTCGTGCGCGTCAGCCGCGCCCTGGAGGTGTACGAGCTCTCGGGAAAGCCCATGAGCCAGTGGCAGGCCGAGCACGGCTTTCGGCAGAGTCGCCACCACGCGCGCCTGGTTGGCATCGAGCGCTCCGGAGACGAGATGGACGCGCGCATTCGCGCGCGGGCAGAGGCCATGCTCCAGGCAGGGCTGCGCGAAGAAGTACGGGGACTGATGGGGCGCGGCTTCGCGGACGCGAAGCCCATGGGTTCCGTGGGCTACAAACAGGTGCTCGCCGCCGAGCGTGGTGAGCTGCCCGAGGCGGAGCTCCTCGACGCCATCGTGCGCGCGACGCGCATCTTCGTTCGCCGCCAGCGCACCTGGCTACGCGACGAAGACGTGCAGTGGCTCGTGCCGGAAACCTTGCCGGACTAG
- the maiA gene encoding maleylacetoacetate isomerase produces the protein MVKLYAYWGSSCSWRARLALGIKGIEYESVPVDLLAAEQHVAGFEATSPLRQVPVLELEHEGKLRRFSQSVAIIEFLEELKPTPALYPSSAADRAVVRQLVEMVNAGIQPLQNLFVLLEIDRLGGDRLSWAQLFVQRGLEALEAAARPHAGKFCFGDAVTAADVFLAPQLFNARRFSMDLQAYPTLLRAEASLQAHPAWASAHPDAARGESEAP, from the coding sequence ATGGTCAAGCTCTACGCATACTGGGGATCGAGCTGTAGCTGGCGTGCACGCCTCGCTCTTGGCATCAAGGGCATCGAGTACGAATCCGTGCCGGTGGATTTGCTCGCTGCCGAGCAACACGTCGCTGGCTTCGAAGCCACGAGTCCCTTGCGCCAAGTGCCCGTGTTGGAGCTGGAGCACGAGGGCAAGCTGCGGCGCTTCAGCCAGTCCGTCGCGATCATCGAGTTCTTGGAGGAGCTGAAGCCCACGCCGGCCCTCTATCCGAGCAGCGCAGCCGATCGCGCCGTCGTGCGGCAGCTCGTCGAAATGGTGAACGCGGGTATTCAACCGCTGCAGAATCTGTTCGTGCTGCTCGAGATCGACCGTCTCGGTGGCGATCGCCTGAGCTGGGCGCAGCTGTTCGTGCAGCGCGGTCTCGAAGCGCTGGAAGCGGCGGCACGTCCTCACGCGGGAAAATTCTGCTTCGGTGACGCCGTGACCGCGGCGGACGTCTTCCTGGCGCCTCAGCTCTTCAACGCGCGGCGGTTCAGCATGGATCTGCAGGCGTACCCCACGCTCTTGCGCGCCGAGGCGTCACTGCAAGCGCACCCGGCTTGGGCCTCGGCGCACCCCGACGCCGCCCGCGGCGAATCAGAGGCGCCGTAG
- a CDS encoding sulfatase, with protein MNLTAAPSTSPPSSAPTFSAALGVWRRGVALLTAFGCAKLALLTLRIIDGGGSSLRSAWAVPAFIYQDVMVVIVIMALDASLQWALRNHQRAARFVARGLDVIVIAAVAYAAFNVTVARVFSTPLTHSMLGAAGGALADSILRYVTLGNVLAIVLVALSSLGAARRVRRLPSRRVGVVLATLLAALVATGPGAAARVDTLGMHRNAIAALVTTTWAHSHSTPTTPTRLTKLEPLGPALDLSHLAGAARGRSVIWVILESTAARYLGSYGANPDATPRLTALAERGLVFDHAYCAQPESIKGLFSMLCGMPPGPQTDAAEYTHAKLPCTSIAAVLKERGYRTALFHSGRFRYLGMQGVVDDRGFEELQDAGKIGGEFASSFGTADATTVDRALEFLDRAAGKPFFLVYSPISGHHPYRSPGRGPRPFPAKSEQDHYRNDLYAGDDALGALIDGVRQRKLDHKVLWAIVGDHGQAFGEHEGNFAHTLFLYEENVHVPMMFVAPGALTARVHAPQITSLIDLAPATLALLGLDAPKEMWGRSPLEPEPGVAHFFTDHGPLKLGLRQGKYKFLYETEHDRSRLFDLDADPAERNDLSASLPELAGRYRRHLLDWSQAAQSNIVAFRR; from the coding sequence ATGAACCTCACGGCTGCACCGTCTACCTCGCCGCCATCTAGCGCGCCGACCTTCTCGGCCGCGCTGGGCGTTTGGCGACGCGGCGTCGCCCTGCTCACGGCGTTTGGCTGCGCCAAACTGGCGCTGCTCACCCTGCGCATCATCGATGGCGGGGGCAGTTCGCTGCGCAGCGCTTGGGCTGTGCCTGCGTTCATCTACCAGGACGTGATGGTCGTCATCGTGATCATGGCGCTCGACGCTTCGCTGCAGTGGGCTCTGCGCAACCACCAGCGTGCCGCTCGCTTTGTCGCGCGGGGGTTGGACGTGATCGTGATCGCGGCCGTCGCATACGCGGCGTTCAACGTGACGGTGGCGCGCGTCTTTTCCACGCCACTCACGCATTCCATGCTCGGCGCGGCGGGCGGCGCCCTGGCGGATTCCATTCTGCGCTACGTGACCCTTGGCAACGTGCTCGCGATCGTCTTGGTCGCACTGTCGAGTCTAGGGGCGGCGCGCCGGGTTCGGCGCCTGCCGTCGCGCCGTGTTGGCGTGGTGCTGGCCACGCTCCTGGCGGCCCTGGTTGCGACCGGTCCCGGCGCAGCGGCGCGCGTCGACACCCTCGGCATGCATCGCAACGCCATCGCAGCCCTGGTCACCACGACCTGGGCGCACAGCCACTCGACGCCGACCACGCCGACGCGCCTCACGAAGCTCGAACCCCTCGGGCCCGCGCTGGATCTCTCGCATTTGGCGGGCGCCGCACGAGGTCGAAGTGTGATCTGGGTGATCCTCGAGTCCACCGCTGCGCGCTACCTTGGCAGCTACGGCGCCAACCCCGACGCCACACCCCGGCTGACGGCGCTTGCGGAGCGGGGGCTCGTCTTCGACCACGCCTACTGCGCGCAACCCGAGAGCATCAAAGGGCTGTTCTCCATGTTGTGCGGGATGCCCCCAGGCCCGCAGACGGACGCAGCCGAGTACACCCATGCGAAGCTGCCGTGCACCTCCATCGCCGCGGTCTTGAAGGAGCGGGGCTACCGCACGGCCTTGTTCCACTCGGGGCGCTTCCGCTATCTGGGAATGCAAGGCGTCGTGGATGACCGCGGCTTCGAAGAGCTGCAGGACGCGGGCAAGATCGGCGGAGAGTTTGCGTCGAGCTTCGGCACGGCCGACGCAACAACCGTGGATCGCGCCCTGGAGTTCCTCGATCGCGCGGCCGGGAAACCCTTCTTCCTTGTGTACTCACCCATCTCGGGTCACCACCCTTATCGCTCGCCAGGTCGCGGCCCTCGCCCCTTTCCAGCCAAGAGCGAGCAAGATCACTATCGCAACGATCTGTATGCGGGAGATGACGCTCTGGGAGCGCTCATCGACGGCGTGCGGCAGCGCAAGCTCGATCACAAGGTGCTCTGGGCCATCGTGGGAGACCATGGTCAGGCCTTTGGCGAGCACGAAGGCAACTTCGCCCACACGCTCTTCCTGTACGAAGAGAACGTCCATGTCCCAATGATGTTCGTCGCGCCCGGCGCCCTCACCGCCCGCGTCCACGCGCCGCAGATCACCAGCCTGATCGACCTGGCGCCCGCGACCCTGGCCCTCTTGGGTCTCGATGCACCGAAGGAGATGTGGGGACGCTCACCCCTCGAGCCCGAGCCCGGCGTCGCGCACTTCTTCACGGACCACGGGCCCCTCAAGCTTGGCTTGCGCCAAGGCAAGTACAAGTTCCTGTACGAGACGGAGCACGATCGATCGCGCCTGTTCGACCTGGACGCCGACCCAGCCGAGCGCAACGACCTGTCCGCTTCTCTTCCCGAACTCGCAGGCCGCTACCGACGTCACCTGCTCGATTGGAGCCAAGCCGCGCAATCCAACATCGTCGCGTTCCGTCGCTGA